The following coding sequences are from one Aliarcobacter skirrowii CCUG 10374 window:
- a CDS encoding response regulator, with translation MAKLLIVDDSTMLRDMLNYALNEGGYTDVVEAIDGVDGLAKAKSATFDLIITDINMPNMDGIDLVSELRKIPQYSKTPILVLTTERSDEMKAKGKVAGATGWIVKPFVPDQLLKAVNIVLSK, from the coding sequence ATGGCCAAGCTTTTAATAGTAGATGACTCTACAATGTTAAGAGATATGTTAAACTATGCTTTAAATGAGGGTGGATATACTGATGTTGTTGAAGCTATTGATGGTGTAGATGGTTTAGCAAAAGCAAAAAGTGCTACTTTCGATTTGATTATAACAGATATAAATATGCCAAATATGGATGGAATTGATTTAGTTAGTGAACTAAGAAAAATTCCTCAATACTCAAAAACTCCTATCTTAGTTTTAACTACTGAAAGAAGTGATGAGATGAAGGCAAAAGGTAAAGTAGCTGGTGCTACAGGATGGATTGTTAAACCTTTTGTACCTGATCAGCTATTAAAAGCTGTAAATATTGTACTAAGCAAATAA